Proteins encoded by one window of Chaetodon trifascialis isolate fChaTrf1 chromosome 15, fChaTrf1.hap1, whole genome shotgun sequence:
- the kat8 gene encoding histone acetyltransferase KAT8, with protein sequence MTGGTDFHKRYSSNKDSEARMDVDMDSSHLESERGELDSSIPAACSSNGSGGEEDEAEAVGRAREAGGSGSQHTPDGGGVLCGGREQEVSVEIGETYLCQRADKTWHTAEVIQSRLNEQEGREEFYVHYVGFNRRLDEWVGKARLALTKTVKDAVRKSTEIGGVGDLGEQPERKITRNQKRKHDEINHVQKTYAEMDPTTAALEKEHEAITKVKYVDKIQIGNFEIDAWYFSPFPEDYGKQPKLWICEYCLKYMKYEKTFRHHLSHCQWKQPPGKEIYRRSNISVYEVDGRDHKIYCQNLCLLAKLFLDHKTLYFDVEPFIFYILTEVNKQGAHIVGYFSKEKESPDGNNVACILTLPPYQRRGYGKFLIAFSYELSKLESAVGSPEKPLSDLGKLSYRSYWSWVLLEILRDFRGTLSIKDLSQMTSITQSDIISTLQSLNMVKYWKGQHVICVTPKLVEEHLKSAQYKKPPITVDTMCLKWAPPKNKQAKLSKK encoded by the exons ATGACTGGCGGGACCGACTTTCACAAAAggtacagcagcaacaaggacTCTGAAGCTAGAATGGACGTCGACATGGACTCTAGTCATCTGGAAAGTGAGCGGGGTGAACTGGACAGTAGTATCCCGGCTGCGTGCTCTTCTAACGGCAGTGGCGGGGAAGAGGACGAGGCGGAGGCCGTTGGCCGTGCGAGAGAAGCCGGGGGCTCTGGTAGTCAGCACACGCCGGACGGAGGCGGAGTGCTGTGCGGCGGCAGGGAGCAGGAGGTGTCGGTCGAAATTGGAGAAACATATTTATGTCAAAGAGCCGACAAAACATGGC ATACAGCAGAGGTtattcagtccagactgaacgaacaggagggcagagaggagttCTACGTTCACTACGTAGGCT TCAACAGACGCCTGGACGAGTGGGTGGGAAAGGCTCGTCTGGCTCTCACCAAGACGGTGAAGGATGCGGTGAGGAAGAGCACGGAGATCGGCGGCGTCGGTGATTTGGGTGAACAGCCCGAAAGGAAGATCACTCGCAACCAGAAGCGGAAGCACGATGAGATCAACCATGTGCAGAAG ACGTACGCAGAGATGGACCCGACAACAGCCGCCCTGGAGAAGGAGCATGAGGCG ATCACCAAAGTCAAATATGTGGATAAGATCCAGATCGGAAACTTCGAGATCGATGCCTGGTACTTCTCGCCGTTTCCCGAGGACTACGGCAAGCAGCCCAAGCTGTGGATCTGTGAATACTGCCTGAAATACATGAAGTACGAGAAGACCTTCAGACATCACCTG tcccACTGCCAGTGGAAGCAGCCTCCAGGCAAAGAGATCTACAGGCGGAGCAACATATCGGTGTATGAAGTGGACGGGCGGGACCACAAG ATCTACTGTCAGAATCTTTGTCTACTAGCAAAACTGTTTCTCGACCACAAGACGCTTTATTTTGACGTGGAGCCCTTCATCTTCTACATCCTCACCGAAGTCAACAAACAGGGCGCGCACATCGTCGGCTACTTCTCCAAA GAGAAAGAGTCTCCAGACGGGAATAACGTGGCGTGTATTCTCACTCTGCCGCCGTACCAACGCAGAGGCTACGGAAAGTTCCTCATAGCGTTCA gtTACGAGCTGTCCAAGCTGGAGAGTGCGGTGGGCTCTCCGGAGAAGCCGCTGTCCGATCTGGGGAAGCTCAGCTACAGAAGTTACTGGTCCTGGGTCCTGCTGGAGATCCTGAGGGACTTCAGGGGGACGCTGTCCATCAAGGACCTCAG CCAGATGACCAGCATCACGcagagtgacatcatcagcacGCTGCAGTCGCTCAACATGGTGAAGTACTGGAAAGGACAGCACGTCATCTGTGTGACGCCCAAACTGGTGGAGGAGCACCTGAAGAGCGCCCAGTACAAGAAACCACCAAtcacag TGGACACGATGTGTTTGAAGTGGGCGCCCCCCAAAAATAAACAAGCCAAGCTGTCCAAGAAGTGA